A window of the Capricornis sumatraensis isolate serow.1 chromosome 9, serow.2, whole genome shotgun sequence genome harbors these coding sequences:
- the LOC138085795 gene encoding olfactory receptor 7E24-like, with the protein MESQNLTGVSEFLLLGLSDDPDLQPLLFGLFLSLYLVTLFGNLLIILVISSDPHLHIPMYFFLFSLSLADISISTTTIPKMLVNLQTYNKSITYRGCLTQLTFFSLFAFLESLLLTVMAYDRLVAICNPLHYLVIMNPCTCGVLVLASFFISFLTSLLHYLMMLQLTFCANVKIPHFFCDPPQLVNLACSNTSISNLLIYFIGTIFGGVPLLGILYSYARIISSILRVSSSDGKYKAFSTCGSHLSVVCLFFGTGLGMYVSSTVLSSPRKSAVASVMYTIVTPMLNPFIYSLRNKDIRNALWRILWRII; encoded by the coding sequence ATGGAATCACAGAATCTAACAGGTGTCTCAGAATTCCTCCTCCTGGGCCTCTCAGATGATCCAGACCTGCAGCCCCTTCTTTTTGGGCTCTTCCTATCCCTGTACTTGGTGACCTTGTTTGGAAACCTGCTCATCATCCTGGTCATCAGCTCTGATCCTCATCTCCACATCCCaatgtatttcttccttttcagtttgtCCTTGGCTGACATCAGTAtcagcaccaccaccatccccaagATGCTAGTGAACCTCCAGACATACAACAAATCCATCACCTATAGAGGATGTCTGACTCAGCtaacctttttttctctttttgcatttttGGAGAGTCTCCTTCTGACAGTGATGGCCTATGATCGGTTGGTGGCCATCTGTAATCCTCTACACTACCTGGTCATCATGAATCCCTGTACCTGTGGCGTGTTGGTCCTGGCATCATTTTTCATCAGCTTTTTGACCTCCCTGCTGCACTACTTGATGATGTTGCAGCTTACCTTCTGTGCAAATGTTAAAATCCCTCATTTCTTTTGTGATCCTCCTCAACTTGTCAACCTTGCCTGTTCCAACACCTCCATCAGTAACCTATTAATCTATTTCATTGGTACTATCTTCGGTGGAGTTCCACTCTTAGGAATCCTTTACTCTTATGCTCGAATTATATCCTCCATTCTAAGAGTCTCCTCATCAGATGGGAAGTATAAAGCCTTTTCCACCTGTGGCTCTCACCTGTcagttgtttgcttattttttggaACAGGCCTTGGGATGTATGTTAGTTCAACTGTCTTATCTTCCCCCAGGAAGAGTGCAGTGGCCTCGGTGATGTACACTATAGTCACCCCTATGCTGAACCCCTTCATCTACAGTCTAAGGAACAAGGACATCAGGAATGCCCTGTGGAGGATTTTATGGAGAATAATCTAA